In Leptolyngbya sp. SIO1E4, one DNA window encodes the following:
- a CDS encoding DUF4231 domain-containing protein yields MAKKDPYREFLKEDFGNLFDMLELNDRQRHFLRSRWLDQVIWMEKKATTCRDRHYQLRLTAIILGVLVPVLIGLDVGQGTAEKVKKYITIGMGGIVAVAAAVEEFFHYGERWNHYRRTVESLKTQGWQFSQLSGPYGQFSTHKAAFGNFADQVEEVIQRDVEVYVTQLAKPDEEKAQQAGTAASDEDEDAVA; encoded by the coding sequence ATGGCTAAGAAAGATCCCTACCGTGAGTTTCTCAAAGAAGACTTTGGGAATCTCTTCGACATGTTAGAACTCAACGACAGACAGCGCCATTTTCTCCGCTCGCGCTGGCTAGATCAAGTGATCTGGATGGAGAAAAAAGCGACTACCTGCCGCGATCGCCATTATCAGCTCAGACTCACAGCCATCATCTTAGGAGTGTTAGTCCCAGTGCTCATTGGCTTGGATGTTGGCCAGGGAACAGCTGAGAAGGTGAAGAAATACATCACCATTGGCATGGGCGGCATTGTGGCCGTCGCTGCCGCTGTCGAAGAGTTCTTCCATTATGGAGAACGGTGGAATCACTATCGACGCACAGTCGAATCCTTAAAAACCCAGGGTTGGCAATTCTCTCAACTCAGTGGCCCCTATGGGCAGTTTTCGACCCATAAAGCTGCCTTCGGCAACTTTGCTGATCAAGTGGAGGAAGTGATTCAACGGGATGTTGAAGTTTACGTCACACAGCTGGCGAAACCTGATGAAGAGAAAGCCCAGCAAGCTGGAACAGCTGCCTCTGATGAGGACGAGGATGCTGTTGCCTGA